The proteins below come from a single Burkholderia sp. FERM BP-3421 genomic window:
- the serB gene encoding phosphoserine phosphatase SerB, which yields MTTNLVIQSPSPLSDAHYKPLLALARGARIVALDPHAIRIEEASPAQQPDLDVYCGTHGLDYGFVDAGLRLADFGLVAMDMDSTLITIECIDEIADFCGRKAEVAAITEASMRGEIPDFNESLARRVALLAGLEASALEQVYATRLRLSPGAEAMLAGVKAAGLKTLLVSGGFTFFTDRLKAQLGLDHAYSNVLEVVDGKLTGKVLGEIVDADVKARLVRDTCAALGIPPSRAIAIGDGSNDLKMMAEAGLSVAFRAKPVVREAASVAFNHVGLDGLLRLL from the coding sequence ATGACCACGAATCTCGTTATCCAGAGTCCCTCGCCGCTGTCCGACGCGCATTACAAGCCCCTGCTCGCGCTCGCCCGCGGCGCGCGCATCGTCGCGCTCGATCCGCACGCGATCCGCATCGAGGAGGCCAGTCCCGCGCAGCAGCCCGATCTCGACGTCTATTGCGGCACCCACGGGCTCGACTACGGTTTCGTCGACGCCGGCCTGCGGCTCGCCGACTTCGGCCTGGTCGCGATGGACATGGATTCGACGCTGATCACGATCGAGTGCATCGACGAGATCGCCGATTTTTGCGGACGCAAGGCCGAGGTCGCGGCGATCACCGAGGCTTCGATGCGCGGCGAGATCCCCGATTTCAACGAGAGCCTCGCGCGCCGCGTCGCGCTGCTGGCGGGGCTCGAGGCGAGTGCGCTCGAACAGGTCTACGCGACCCGGCTGCGGCTGTCGCCGGGTGCAGAGGCCATGCTGGCCGGCGTCAAGGCCGCGGGCCTCAAGACACTCCTGGTGTCGGGCGGCTTCACCTTCTTCACCGACCGCCTCAAGGCGCAGCTCGGGCTCGACCATGCGTATTCGAACGTGCTGGAAGTCGTCGACGGCAAGCTGACGGGCAAGGTGCTCGGCGAGATCGTCGACGCCGACGTGAAGGCGCGCCTCGTGCGCGACACCTGCGCGGCGCTCGGCATCCCGCCGAGCCGCGCGATCGCGATCGGCGACGGGTCGAACGACCTGAAGATGATGGCGGAGGCCGGGCTGTCGGTCGCGTTCCGCGCGAAGCCCGTGGTGCGCGAGGCGGCGAGCGTCGCGTTCAACCACGTCGGACTCGACGGCCTGCTGCGGCTGCTGTAA
- a CDS encoding DUF6013 family protein has product MGQRVTTVIAATGSAAVLAAAFLSAPACAAPPINASLLGGNDGQLQYTVKVDSKLFGNTQETRKIRSGETDDFNWKSVPPSGAVPVPDGCPQSDSLPRDANGAMVRQTQVRVAPSVDSKGVANVQLSFQASAPQGRKAVTVGGKALQCPKAVTVSQVRWVSIPTGGGSKTLTMSDGTRVTVSIKR; this is encoded by the coding sequence ATGGGCCAACGCGTCACCACAGTCATCGCCGCCACCGGTTCCGCCGCCGTCCTGGCGGCCGCCTTCCTCAGCGCCCCCGCCTGCGCTGCGCCGCCGATCAACGCCAGCCTGCTCGGCGGCAACGACGGCCAGCTCCAGTACACCGTCAAGGTCGATTCGAAACTGTTCGGCAATACGCAGGAAACCCGCAAGATCCGTTCCGGCGAGACCGACGACTTCAACTGGAAGTCGGTGCCGCCGTCGGGCGCGGTGCCGGTGCCGGACGGCTGCCCGCAGAGCGATTCGCTGCCGCGCGACGCCAACGGCGCGATGGTCCGGCAGACCCAGGTGCGCGTCGCGCCGTCGGTCGACAGCAAGGGCGTCGCGAACGTGCAGCTGAGCTTCCAGGCCAGCGCGCCGCAGGGCCGCAAGGCGGTGACGGTCGGCGGCAAGGCGCTGCAGTGCCCGAAGGCCGTGACCGTGAGCCAGGTCAGGTGGGTGTCGATTCCGACGGGCGGCGGCTCGAAGACCCTCACGATGAGCGACGGCACGCGCGTCACGGTGTCGATCAAGCGCTGA
- a CDS encoding ABC transporter permease: protein MSPTLQDLSLVDVGIAAALVAVNGALSLALSLGLGRKLAWAALRTVVQLLAIGYVLGWVFAHASGVVVVPLMALMTLIAGFAGAARGKRTYAGQRADSILSIWFSSWFVAAVGLFVVIRIHPWYAPQYAIPILGMILGNTLTGVSLGVERMTEELTARRDRVETALALGATRWEAAQDAARQAVRAGMLPTLNQMAVVGVVSLPGMMTGQVLAGQSPLQAVRYQIVIMFLIAASSALGTVGAVLLTCRRLFSAEHRFLAARLIERRRKQAAG, encoded by the coding sequence GTGAGCCCCACCCTGCAGGACCTGAGCCTCGTCGACGTCGGCATCGCGGCGGCGCTCGTCGCGGTCAACGGCGCGTTGTCGCTGGCCCTCTCGCTCGGCCTCGGCCGCAAGCTCGCCTGGGCGGCGCTGCGCACCGTCGTCCAGCTGCTCGCGATCGGCTATGTGCTCGGCTGGGTGTTCGCGCATGCGAGCGGCGTCGTGGTGGTGCCGTTGATGGCCTTGATGACGCTGATCGCGGGCTTCGCGGGGGCCGCGCGCGGCAAGCGCACGTACGCGGGCCAGCGCGCCGACAGCATCCTGTCGATCTGGTTCAGCAGCTGGTTCGTCGCGGCCGTCGGCCTGTTCGTCGTGATCCGCATCCATCCGTGGTACGCGCCGCAGTATGCGATCCCGATCCTCGGGATGATCCTCGGCAATACGCTCACCGGCGTCTCGCTCGGCGTCGAGCGGATGACCGAGGAGCTGACCGCGCGCCGCGATCGCGTCGAGACCGCGCTCGCACTCGGCGCGACCCGCTGGGAAGCGGCCCAGGACGCCGCGCGGCAGGCGGTGCGCGCGGGCATGCTGCCGACCCTCAACCAGATGGCGGTGGTCGGCGTGGTGAGCCTGCCGGGGATGATGACGGGCCAGGTGCTCGCGGGCCAATCGCCGCTGCAGGCGGTCCGCTATCAGATCGTCATCATGTTCCTGATCGCGGCCTCGTCGGCGCTCGGCACGGTCGGCGCGGTGCTGCTCACCTGCCGCCGCCTGTTCTCGGCCGAGCACCGCTTCCTCGCCGCCCGCCTGATCGAACGACGCCGGAAGCAGGCGGCCGGCTGA
- a CDS encoding zinc-binding alcohol dehydrogenase family protein, which produces MKAVGLHQYLPIDQPDALLDLELPMPQPGERDLLVRIEAISVNPVDCKVRAPKAQTEASPRVLGWDAAGTVVAVGPGVALFKVGDPVFYAGSITRPGANSEYHVVDERIVARKPETLDFAAAAALPLTAITAWEALFERLRVSPQGADAGKSVLIIGGAGGVGSIGIQLARQLGGLTVIATASRPESAQWVRELGADHVVDHFGDLPAQMKAVGHPTVDYVLIFNDTDRHFPAAAELIRPQGGICTIVENERPVPVELLKAKSAAFHWEFMFTRAMFGTPDMIEQHTLLAEVARLVDAGALRTTVGEHLGRIDAANLRRAHQLLESGRAIGKLVLSGF; this is translated from the coding sequence ATGAAAGCTGTCGGATTGCATCAATACCTGCCGATCGACCAGCCGGATGCGCTGCTCGACCTCGAATTGCCGATGCCGCAGCCGGGCGAGCGCGACCTGCTCGTGAGGATCGAGGCGATCTCGGTCAATCCCGTCGATTGCAAGGTGCGCGCGCCCAAGGCGCAGACGGAGGCGTCGCCGCGCGTGCTCGGCTGGGACGCGGCCGGCACGGTCGTCGCGGTCGGGCCCGGGGTCGCGCTGTTCAAGGTGGGCGATCCGGTGTTCTACGCGGGCAGCATCACGCGGCCGGGCGCGAACAGCGAGTATCACGTCGTCGATGAACGGATCGTCGCGCGCAAGCCCGAGACGCTCGATTTCGCGGCCGCCGCCGCGCTGCCGCTGACCGCCATCACCGCGTGGGAAGCGCTGTTCGAGCGCCTGCGCGTGTCGCCGCAAGGCGCGGACGCGGGCAAGTCGGTGCTGATCATCGGCGGCGCGGGCGGGGTCGGCTCGATCGGCATCCAGCTCGCCAGGCAGTTGGGCGGACTCACGGTGATCGCGACCGCGTCGCGCCCTGAATCCGCGCAGTGGGTGCGCGAGCTGGGCGCGGACCACGTGGTCGATCATTTCGGCGATCTGCCCGCGCAGATGAAGGCGGTCGGCCATCCGACGGTCGACTACGTGCTGATCTTCAACGACACCGATCGCCATTTCCCGGCGGCGGCCGAACTGATCCGGCCGCAGGGCGGCATCTGCACGATCGTCGAGAACGAGCGGCCGGTGCCCGTCGAGCTGTTGAAGGCGAAGAGCGCGGCGTTTCATTGGGAGTTCATGTTCACGCGCGCGATGTTCGGCACGCCCGACATGATCGAGCAGCACACGCTGCTGGCCGAGGTGGCGCGGCTCGTCGACGCGGGCGCGCTGCGCACGACGGTCGGCGAGCATCTCGGCCGGATCGACGCGGCGAATCTGCGCCGCGCGCATCAATTGCTCGAGAGCGGCCGCGCGATCGGCAAGCTCGTGCTGAGCGGTTTCTGA
- a CDS encoding ABC transporter ATP-binding protein has translation MTATALIDARGITRRDASTGKTLLAPTDFRLTAGTRIALTGPSGSGKSVFLRALALLDPLDGGALLWRGEPVARAAIPRYRRNVAYLRQRPAPADGSVEDLLRYPYTLAVYRDRRFDRARAARLAAQAGRRDDFLAQAASELSGGEAQIAALLRVLQLDPEVLLLDEPTAALDPESTRAIEALVAAWFDAAPDARAYLWISHNPAQAARIGPRHLTMQAGVLRDGASEAAS, from the coding sequence ATGACGGCAACCGCCCTGATCGACGCGCGCGGCATCACCCGGCGCGACGCGTCGACCGGCAAGACGCTTCTGGCCCCCACCGATTTCCGGCTGACGGCAGGCACACGCATTGCGCTCACCGGGCCGTCGGGCTCGGGGAAAAGCGTGTTCCTGCGCGCGCTGGCGCTGCTCGACCCGCTCGACGGCGGCGCCCTGTTGTGGCGCGGCGAGCCGGTCGCGCGCGCGGCGATCCCGCGTTATCGGCGCAATGTCGCGTATCTGCGGCAGCGGCCCGCGCCCGCCGACGGCAGCGTCGAGGACCTGCTGCGCTATCCGTACACGCTCGCGGTTTATCGCGATCGGCGTTTCGATCGCGCGCGCGCCGCCCGACTTGCGGCACAGGCGGGCCGCCGCGACGATTTTCTCGCGCAGGCGGCGAGCGAATTGTCGGGCGGCGAGGCGCAGATCGCGGCGTTGTTGCGCGTGCTGCAACTCGATCCCGAGGTGTTGCTGCTAGACGAACCGACCGCCGCGCTCGACCCCGAGTCGACCCGCGCGATCGAGGCGCTGGTGGCCGCGTGGTTCGACGCCGCGCCCGACGCGCGCGCCTATCTGTGGATTTCGCACAATCCCGCGCAGGCCGCGCGCATCGGCCCGCGCCATCTGACGATGCAGGCGGGCGTGCTGCGCGACGGCGCATCGGAGGCCGCGTCGTGA
- a CDS encoding ABC-F family ATPase produces the protein MLSTANITMQFGPKPLFENISVKFGEGNRYGLIGANGCGKSTFMKILGGDLESSGGNVALEPNVRLGKLRQDQFAYEDVRVLDVVMMGHTEMWAAMTERDAIYANPDATDDDYMHAAELEAKFAEYGGYDAEARAGALLLGIGIDEKFHTGPMSDVAPGWKLRVLLAQALFSKPDVLLLDEPTNNLDINSIRWLETVLNEYNSTMIIISHDRHFLNSVCTHMADMDFGTLKVWPGNYDDYMLASAQARERQAAANTRAKERVAELQDFVRRFSANKSKARQATSRAKQIDKIKIEEFKPSSRQNPFIRFEFEKKLHNIAVVADTITKKYERTIFQNFNLSVQPGERIAIIGENGAGKTTLLRALLGKLELEHGSVKWAENANIGYMPQDTYEEFPDDITLMDWIDYYRQDGDDETMVRGTLGRLLFSADDIRKSVKVLSGGEKGRMIWGKLMLGRHNVLLMDEPTNHMDMESIESLQIALEKFEGTLIFVSHDREFVSGLANRIIEVKTDGTLTDFGGNYEDFLTSQGQA, from the coding sequence GTGCTTTCTACTGCCAACATCACGATGCAATTCGGGCCCAAGCCCCTGTTCGAGAATATCTCGGTCAAGTTTGGGGAGGGTAACCGCTACGGCCTCATCGGCGCGAACGGTTGCGGCAAGTCGACCTTCATGAAGATTCTCGGCGGCGACCTCGAGTCGAGCGGAGGCAATGTCGCGCTCGAGCCGAACGTGCGTCTCGGCAAGCTGCGCCAGGATCAGTTCGCCTACGAGGACGTGCGCGTGCTCGACGTCGTGATGATGGGCCACACGGAGATGTGGGCCGCGATGACGGAGCGCGACGCGATCTACGCGAACCCGGACGCGACCGACGACGACTACATGCACGCGGCCGAACTCGAGGCGAAGTTCGCCGAGTACGGCGGCTATGACGCCGAGGCGCGCGCGGGCGCGCTGCTGCTCGGCATCGGCATCGACGAGAAGTTCCACACCGGCCCGATGAGCGACGTCGCCCCGGGCTGGAAGCTGCGCGTGCTGCTTGCGCAGGCGCTGTTCTCGAAGCCGGACGTGCTGCTGCTCGACGAACCGACCAACAACCTCGACATCAACTCGATCCGTTGGCTGGAAACCGTGCTCAACGAGTACAACTCGACGATGATCATCATCTCGCACGATCGCCACTTCCTGAACTCGGTGTGCACGCACATGGCCGACATGGACTTCGGCACGCTGAAGGTCTGGCCGGGCAACTACGACGACTACATGCTCGCGTCGGCGCAGGCGCGCGAGCGGCAGGCCGCGGCGAACACCCGCGCCAAGGAGCGCGTCGCCGAACTGCAGGACTTCGTGCGCCGCTTCTCGGCGAACAAGTCGAAGGCGCGCCAGGCGACGAGCCGCGCGAAGCAGATCGACAAGATCAAGATCGAGGAATTCAAGCCGTCGTCGCGGCAGAACCCGTTCATCCGTTTCGAATTCGAGAAGAAGCTGCACAACATCGCGGTGGTGGCCGACACCATCACCAAGAAGTACGAGCGCACGATCTTCCAGAACTTCAACCTGTCGGTGCAGCCGGGCGAGCGGATCGCGATCATCGGCGAGAACGGCGCGGGCAAGACCACGCTGCTGCGCGCGCTGCTCGGCAAGCTCGAGCTCGAGCATGGTTCGGTGAAGTGGGCCGAGAACGCGAACATCGGCTACATGCCGCAGGACACCTACGAGGAGTTCCCGGACGACATCACGCTGATGGACTGGATCGACTACTACCGCCAGGACGGCGACGACGAGACGATGGTGCGCGGCACGCTCGGCCGCCTGCTGTTCTCGGCGGACGACATCCGCAAGTCGGTGAAGGTGCTGTCGGGCGGCGAGAAGGGCCGCATGATCTGGGGCAAGCTGATGCTGGGCCGCCACAACGTGCTGCTGATGGACGAGCCGACCAACCACATGGACATGGAATCGATCGAGTCGCTGCAGATCGCGCTCGAGAAGTTCGAAGGCACGCTGATTTTCGTGTCGCATGACCGCGAGTTCGTGAGCGGCCTCGCGAACCGGATCATCGAAGTGAAGACGGACGGCACGCTGACGGACTTCGGCGGGAATTACGAAGACTTCCTGACGAGCCAGGGGCAGGCGTAA
- a CDS encoding AsmA family protein, which produces MALSRALGKSAAWIAGSVVVLLAAFGIFIYTFDWNHVKPWVNAQASEALGRPFEIRGDLRLGWRRPEGETGWRAWVPWPSVSATQIVIGNPEWAKAPAFATLDAAQAEVEVLPLLAHKVVIPSIRLVNPALDLERLADGRNTWTFTFKQAAQPSPWNVELRNFGFAKGTVAYRDAVTKADLTVAIDTLGQPIPLGDVLAQQEATSRAASAQRVGKRGAAQLSRKANATAASDASAASAASAASGASAATGASVASGAVSASAPPAVSAPAGASGAAAKPAGPTYAFGLTVKGRYKGVPIDGTGKLGGVLALQDAARPFPLQADVKAGDTRLAVVGTLTDPTRLAALDLRLWLQGASMSHLYPLTGVTLPDTPPYATEGRLIGNFRRGGSLFRYENFDGRVGGSDLHGTLAFEQREPRPKLSGELVSNLLQFSDLAPIVGADTAASKAQRGDTTKQPSGRVLPVETFHTDRWRALDADVKFTGKKLVKSADLPITDLYTHIVMQDGVLSLQPLTFGVAGGSLSTEARLDGSGAPLKGRFTVAARHLKLKQLFSTQKVMQSALGEINGDAALSATGNSPAALAATANGEVKALVTDGAISRLLMEAAGLNVANVVYEKLFGGKDVKINCAAVDFAATNGVLDAKLFALDTDDAVIRVDGTVNLRDESLDMSIHPQTKGFRVFSLRSPLYVKGTFKNPDVGVSVGALALRAGAMIGLGLINPFAALIPLIAPSNNKGVPCSEMFAQLKAPPKAPPPGKKAAAK; this is translated from the coding sequence ATGGCGCTTTCCCGAGCTCTCGGCAAATCGGCCGCATGGATCGCCGGCAGCGTCGTGGTGTTGCTCGCGGCGTTCGGCATCTTCATCTATACCTTCGACTGGAACCACGTGAAGCCGTGGGTCAACGCACAGGCGAGCGAGGCGCTGGGGCGCCCGTTCGAGATTCGCGGCGACCTCAGGCTGGGCTGGCGACGGCCCGAGGGCGAAACCGGCTGGCGCGCCTGGGTGCCCTGGCCGAGCGTCTCCGCCACCCAGATCGTGATCGGCAATCCTGAATGGGCGAAGGCGCCCGCGTTCGCGACGCTCGACGCCGCGCAAGCCGAGGTCGAGGTGCTGCCGCTCCTCGCGCACAAGGTCGTGATTCCGTCGATCCGCCTCGTCAATCCGGCGCTCGATCTCGAGCGGCTCGCCGATGGCCGCAACACCTGGACCTTCACCTTCAAGCAGGCGGCGCAGCCGTCGCCGTGGAACGTGGAGCTGCGCAACTTCGGTTTTGCCAAAGGCACGGTTGCGTATCGCGACGCCGTCACGAAAGCCGATCTCACCGTCGCGATCGACACGCTCGGCCAACCGATCCCGCTCGGCGACGTGCTCGCGCAGCAGGAAGCCACCTCGCGCGCCGCGTCGGCCCAGCGGGTCGGCAAGCGGGGCGCAGCGCAGCTGAGCCGGAAGGCGAACGCCACGGCAGCGTCGGATGCGTCGGCCGCCTCCGCTGCGTCGGCCGCCTCAGGCGCTTCGGCGGCAACAGGTGCAAGCGTGGCGTCGGGCGCGGTCTCGGCCTCCGCGCCGCCCGCGGTCAGCGCGCCGGCCGGCGCCTCCGGCGCGGCCGCCAAGCCGGCGGGGCCGACCTATGCGTTCGGCCTGACCGTGAAGGGGCGCTACAAGGGCGTGCCCATCGACGGCACCGGCAAGCTCGGCGGGGTGCTCGCGCTGCAGGACGCCGCTCGGCCGTTCCCGCTGCAGGCGGACGTGAAGGCGGGCGACACGCGGCTCGCGGTGGTCGGCACGCTGACCGACCCAACCCGGCTCGCCGCGCTCGACCTGCGGCTGTGGCTGCAAGGCGCGAGCATGTCGCACCTGTATCCGCTGACCGGCGTGACCCTGCCCGATACGCCGCCGTACGCGACCGAGGGCCGCCTGATCGGCAACTTCCGGCGCGGCGGAAGCCTGTTCCGCTACGAGAACTTCGACGGCCGCGTCGGCGGCAGCGATCTGCATGGCACGCTTGCGTTCGAGCAGCGCGAGCCGCGGCCGAAACTGTCGGGCGAACTGGTGTCGAACCTGCTGCAATTCTCGGATCTCGCGCCGATCGTCGGCGCGGACACGGCCGCCAGCAAGGCCCAGCGCGGCGATACCACCAAGCAGCCGAGCGGCCGCGTGCTGCCGGTCGAGACGTTCCACACCGACCGCTGGCGCGCGCTCGACGCCGACGTCAAGTTCACCGGCAAGAAGCTGGTCAAGAGCGCGGACCTGCCGATCACCGACCTCTACACGCACATCGTGATGCAGGACGGCGTGCTGTCGCTCCAACCGCTGACGTTCGGCGTCGCGGGCGGCTCGCTGTCGACCGAGGCGCGGCTCGACGGCAGCGGCGCGCCGCTCAAGGGCCGCTTCACGGTGGCGGCGCGCCACCTGAAGCTCAAGCAGCTGTTCTCGACGCAGAAGGTGATGCAGTCCGCGTTGGGCGAGATCAACGGCGACGCCGCGCTGTCGGCCACCGGCAATTCGCCCGCGGCGCTCGCCGCGACGGCCAACGGCGAGGTCAAGGCGCTCGTCACCGATGGCGCGATCAGTCGGCTGCTGATGGAGGCGGCCGGCCTGAACGTCGCGAACGTGGTGTACGAGAAGCTGTTCGGCGGCAAGGACGTGAAGATCAATTGCGCGGCGGTGGATTTCGCCGCGACCAACGGCGTGCTCGATGCGAAGCTGTTCGCGCTCGATACCGACGATGCGGTGATCCGCGTCGACGGCACGGTCAACCTGCGCGACGAATCGCTGGACATGTCGATTCATCCGCAGACCAAGGGCTTCCGGGTGTTCTCGCTGCGCTCGCCGCTGTACGTGAAGGGCACCTTCAAGAATCCGGACGTCGGCGTGAGCGTGGGCGCGCTCGCGCTGCGCGCGGGCGCGATGATCGGGCTCGGCCTGATCAACCCGTTCGCCGCGCTGATCCCGCTGATCGCGCCGAGCAACAACAAGGGTGTGCCGTGCTCGGAGATGTTCGCGCAACTGAAGGCGCCGCCCAAGGCGCCGCCCCCGGGCAAGAAGGCCGCCGCGAAGTAG
- a CDS encoding LysR family transcriptional regulator, translating to MIDAPPPSPDKPLDLLDVALFVRAARLANVSAAGREFGLSAAVASARLAQLERQLGARLLHRTTRRVSLTQEGELFIARAQPLLEAADAARAAVGRGRAEPQGRLKVSMSSSFGRQHVAPVIPAFLRRYPDVSLDLRLSDEIVDLVDEGIDIAVRLGALKDSSLVARRLAANRRVICCAPAYLAAHGAPRHPADLARHECVILGDQRDWTFATPAGPQTVRVGGRLSASNGEAIREAVLAGFGLALKSTWDVGPHLRDGTLVSVLDDYPLAEPVAIWAVYPSRAFVPLKTLAFIDFLAAHFGDPPYWDRPAPPAG from the coding sequence ATGATCGACGCGCCGCCGCCCTCGCCCGACAAACCGCTCGACCTGCTCGACGTGGCGCTGTTCGTGCGCGCGGCGCGGCTCGCGAACGTGTCGGCGGCCGGCCGGGAGTTCGGGCTGTCGGCCGCGGTGGCGAGCGCGCGGCTCGCGCAGCTCGAACGCCAGCTCGGCGCGCGCCTGCTGCATCGCACCACGCGGCGCGTGAGCCTGACTCAGGAAGGCGAACTGTTCATCGCGCGCGCCCAGCCGCTGCTCGAAGCGGCCGACGCCGCGCGCGCGGCCGTCGGCCGCGGCCGCGCCGAGCCGCAGGGCCGGCTCAAGGTCTCGATGTCGTCGTCGTTCGGCCGCCAGCACGTCGCGCCGGTGATTCCCGCGTTCCTGCGCCGCTACCCGGACGTCTCGCTCGATTTGCGGCTGTCCGACGAAATCGTCGATCTGGTCGACGAGGGCATCGACATCGCCGTGCGGCTCGGTGCGCTGAAGGACTCCTCGCTCGTCGCGCGGCGGCTTGCGGCGAACCGCCGCGTGATCTGCTGCGCGCCCGCCTATCTGGCCGCGCACGGCGCGCCGCGCCATCCCGCGGACCTCGCGCGGCACGAGTGCGTGATCCTCGGCGACCAGCGCGACTGGACCTTCGCGACGCCGGCCGGCCCGCAGACGGTGCGCGTCGGCGGACGGCTGAGCGCGAGCAACGGCGAGGCGATCCGCGAGGCCGTGCTGGCGGGCTTCGGCCTCGCGCTGAAGTCGACCTGGGATGTCGGCCCGCACCTGCGCGACGGCACGCTCGTCAGCGTGCTCGACGACTACCCGCTCGCCGAGCCGGTCGCGATCTGGGCGGTCTACCCGAGCCGCGCGTTCGTGCCGCTGAAAACCCTTGCCTTCATCGACTTCCTCGCCGCGCACTTCGGCGATCCGCCGTACTGGGACCGGCCGGCCCCGCCCGCCGGCTGA